In Sulfurimonas paralvinellae, the following proteins share a genomic window:
- a CDS encoding AAA family ATPase, with amino-acid sequence MQEQTYDINIEATVISSIIYNPALLDKYASKITEKLFFLPLHAKIIHIILDFYNTEKVIDEELIRNKLGREYEDDFIYILTKNPVNHLEDYLKILQDYSIKREMQAVAFDITKSLQSNITGLELQAKVSNLTQEIASANTLDIFEINNIESIEDKEVDFICRSWLPIPVRTVSLVTAPGGTGKSWFVQQLAIRAINEGIIKKAFLWLSEDPKEISKNRFTKVFEKVLKLKDNSIKSKIDISDSPTIQFLYDDQRKVEVSPLFSHFKAKLQSYDLIILDPLIAFYGTDENNNSSARRFMQLFTDWANKENKTIIFIHHSTKNTTQSRGASAFVDAVRTVYEIDKIRDKEGNEQDTHKRIIKLTKDNYGISNILESFSVQRELFPIKIQHKEVSYKDDSLAFGIPTDF; translated from the coding sequence ATGCAAGAACAAACATATGATATAAATATTGAAGCAACAGTCATATCAAGTATAATATACAACCCTGCCCTGCTAGACAAGTATGCTTCAAAAATCACTGAAAAGCTATTTTTCCTTCCTTTGCACGCTAAAATTATCCATATTATTTTAGATTTTTACAATACTGAAAAAGTCATAGACGAAGAACTTATCCGAAATAAACTTGGACGAGAGTATGAAGATGATTTTATTTATATTCTTACAAAAAACCCTGTAAATCATTTAGAAGACTACTTAAAAATACTTCAGGATTATTCAATAAAAAGAGAGATGCAGGCAGTAGCCTTTGATATTACCAAGTCTCTTCAATCAAATATTACAGGCCTTGAACTTCAGGCCAAGGTCTCCAACCTTACTCAGGAAATAGCGAGTGCCAATACATTAGACATTTTTGAGATCAACAATATAGAGTCCATAGAGGATAAAGAAGTTGATTTCATATGCAGATCATGGCTCCCTATTCCAGTTAGAACTGTCTCACTTGTTACAGCACCGGGCGGTACCGGTAAATCCTGGTTCGTACAACAGTTGGCTATTCGTGCCATTAATGAAGGCATTATAAAAAAAGCATTCCTTTGGCTAAGTGAGGATCCAAAAGAGATCAGTAAAAATCGCTTTACTAAAGTTTTTGAAAAAGTATTGAAATTAAAAGATAATTCTATTAAAAGCAAGATAGACATCAGTGACTCCCCTACTATTCAATTTCTGTATGATGATCAAAGAAAAGTAGAAGTATCTCCCCTCTTCTCTCATTTTAAAGCGAAGCTGCAATCCTATGATCTTATAATACTTGATCCACTAATTGCATTTTACGGTACTGATGAAAACAATAACTCGAGCGCAAGAAGATTTATGCAGCTCTTTACTGATTGGGCTAATAAAGAGAATAAAACTATTATCTTTATTCACCATAGCACAAAGAACACGACACAGAGTAGGGGAGCATCTGCGTTTGTAGATGCCGTAAGAACTGTATATGAAATTGATAAGATACGGGATAAAGAGGGCAATGAACAAGATACCCATAAACGTATTATAAAACTTACTAAAGACAATTATGGAATAAGTAATATTCTTGAAAGTTTCAGTGTACAGCGAGAACTTTTCCCGATAAAGATCCAACACAAAGAAGTCTCATACAAAGATGACTCTTTAGCGTTTGGGATACCAACGGATTTTTAA
- a CDS encoding secondary thiamine-phosphate synthase enzyme YjbQ: MQIYQTTIRLKPYRRGFHLITEHIEEALSLSNIQTGLLNLFIKHTSASLTINENCDPSVREDMKNFFSDIADNKSYYIHTYEGSDDMPAHIKTSLLGNSLTIPVTDGKLNLGTWQGIYLGEHRESAHAREIVVTVQGE; encoded by the coding sequence ATGCAGATATATCAAACAACTATCCGTCTCAAACCTTATAGAAGAGGGTTCCACCTCATTACAGAACATATCGAAGAAGCCCTATCCCTATCAAATATCCAAACAGGTCTTTTGAATCTTTTTATAAAACACACCAGTGCATCACTCACCATCAATGAGAACTGCGATCCAAGTGTCAGAGAGGATATGAAAAATTTCTTCAGTGACATTGCGGATAACAAGTCCTATTACATACATACCTATGAAGGAAGTGACGATATGCCGGCCCATATCAAAACTTCACTCCTTGGCAACTCGCTAACCATACCTGTAACTGATGGAAAGTTGAATCTTGGAACATGGCAGGGTATCTATTTGGGAGAGCACAGAGAGAGTGCTCATGCAAGAGAGATCGTTGTGACCGTTCAGGGAGAGTAG
- a CDS encoding NUDIX domain-containing protein, producing the protein MAFTPKTPYLTTDGIVEVYNSSEELLGIVLIQRKYPPIGMALPGGFVEIGERVEDACVREMKEEISLDVEIKELLGVYSDPMRDKRFHTVSVVYVCKAYGKPQGADDAKEAFLVPIKDLKLDSLVFDHGEILRDYLQKFHSTIK; encoded by the coding sequence ATGGCTTTCACACCAAAAACACCCTATCTAACAACCGATGGTATAGTCGAAGTATATAACAGCTCTGAGGAGCTCTTAGGTATCGTTCTCATACAAAGAAAGTATCCGCCAATAGGTATGGCACTTCCAGGAGGGTTCGTAGAGATAGGTGAGCGTGTAGAGGATGCCTGTGTTCGTGAGATGAAAGAGGAGATCTCTTTGGATGTAGAGATCAAAGAGCTGCTTGGCGTATATTCGGATCCTATGAGAGACAAGCGGTTTCATACAGTAAGTGTCGTCTATGTCTGTAAAGCATATGGCAAGCCGCAAGGTGCAGATGATGCCAAGGAAGCTTTTCTTGTACCTATAAAAGATCTCAAGCTTGATTCATTGGTATTTGATCATGGGGAAATCTTGAGAGATTATCTTCAGAAGTTTCACTCTACTATCAAATAA
- a CDS encoding SprT-like domain-containing protein, whose protein sequence is MLQKRLELFFLSLILVAVSILGVNYYRSYSFKHNPLPNEYLQRIHNKEQDVLEHMQRNFGFRIEFPIIITDKIPGRLYGLTSYENGRITILLNKKVMQESMDYMIESVIPHEYAHALLFYLHKNSNEKSGHSELWKETCQKLGGQDCRQYVDQQEIILSKMPFKVQ, encoded by the coding sequence ATGCTGCAAAAAAGACTGGAACTCTTTTTCCTCTCACTCATACTCGTTGCAGTCTCTATCCTTGGAGTGAACTACTACAGGTCCTACAGCTTCAAACATAATCCACTGCCTAATGAGTATCTTCAAAGGATCCATAACAAAGAGCAGGATGTACTTGAACATATGCAACGGAACTTCGGCTTTAGAATAGAGTTCCCCATCATCATAACAGACAAGATACCCGGCAGACTCTACGGCCTTACCTCTTATGAGAATGGCCGTATCACTATTTTACTGAATAAGAAAGTGATGCAGGAGAGTATGGACTATATGATAGAGAGTGTTATCCCTCATGAGTATGCCCATGCCCTGCTCTTCTATCTTCATAAGAACTCCAATGAAAAGAGCGGCCACTCAGAGTTATGGAAAGAGACATGCCAAAAACTTGGCGGTCAAGATTGCAGACAGTATGTCGACCAGCAGGAGATCATTCTCTCCAAGATGCCCTTTAAGGTACAATAG
- a CDS encoding thioredoxin family protein — protein sequence MVEVKELSDKNYVPFIESTDAVVFIDFYSDTCPPCQTLLTYLPNLAQHYKDEDVVIAKVNAADNPKLSNKFMVRSVPLTVVIGKDKVVKQAEVGLLGLEGYIKMIDKALGKGGFFKKLFG from the coding sequence ATGGTGGAAGTAAAAGAGCTCAGTGACAAGAACTATGTACCCTTTATAGAGTCGACCGATGCAGTCGTCTTTATAGATTTCTACAGTGACACCTGCCCGCCTTGTCAAACACTCCTGACATATCTGCCTAATCTTGCTCAGCACTATAAAGATGAAGATGTCGTGATAGCCAAGGTAAATGCCGCTGACAATCCAAAACTCTCCAACAAGTTCATGGTAAGAAGCGTACCGCTTACTGTAGTTATCGGAAAAGATAAAGTTGTCAAACAGGCCGAAGTAGGGCTGCTAGGACTTGAAGGATATATCAAGATGATAGACAAAGCTCTTGGTAAGGGCGGATTCTTCAAGAAGCTCTTTGGGTAG
- a CDS encoding endonuclease, whose amino-acid sequence MISKILLLFLAAAIGVFAGSNDSFSRSKKELRKIYADHQRTIYCDCKYNYKNKNNMIDRRSCGYVPRNEYTKKGKKNIRARRIEWEHAIPAENFGRQFSCWREGDAKCVNSKGKHYKGRKCCTKVNKQYRIMQADMHNLFPSIGELNADRKNYRYDFEVGEKGQYGECKFNVLFKQRRARVREEIRGVIARDYLYFHQHYKMKLSKQELKKYQKWNEEYPPSEWEKERNRRIAKLQGNLNPFIK is encoded by the coding sequence ATGATATCAAAAATACTATTACTGTTTCTTGCAGCGGCTATAGGAGTGTTCGCAGGCAGCAATGACTCCTTCTCGAGATCGAAAAAAGAGCTGCGTAAAATATATGCCGATCATCAAAGAACGATTTATTGTGACTGTAAGTACAACTATAAGAATAAAAACAATATGATCGATAGAAGATCATGTGGTTATGTGCCGAGAAATGAATACACGAAAAAAGGTAAGAAGAATATCCGTGCAAGACGCATTGAGTGGGAACATGCTATTCCTGCCGAGAACTTCGGAAGACAATTCAGCTGCTGGAGAGAAGGGGATGCGAAGTGTGTGAATTCCAAAGGGAAACACTATAAAGGACGAAAATGCTGCACGAAAGTCAATAAGCAGTATAGGATCATGCAGGCCGATATGCATAATCTTTTCCCTTCCATTGGTGAGCTAAATGCTGACAGGAAGAACTATAGGTATGATTTTGAGGTGGGTGAAAAAGGGCAGTATGGAGAGTGTAAGTTCAATGTGCTCTTTAAACAGAGAAGGGCGAGGGTGCGTGAAGAGATACGAGGTGTTATAGCGAGAGACTATCTCTATTTCCACCAACACTATAAAATGAAACTCTCAAAACAGGAACTCAAGAAATACCAAAAATGGAATGAAGAGTATCCACCATCAGAGTGGGAGAAAGAGCGTAACAGACGTATAGCCAAGTTACAGGGAAATTTAAATCCCTTTATCAAGTAG
- a CDS encoding S1 family peptidase, with protein sequence MRYLLILLLLIIPLCAKDSGGFHVQKAEAVTYKVVVENKDNTLSYGSAVAISSKGKLITAYHVIEGYVGEIIVQHAKKRYKARVGQVSVANDLAFLYIPADNIPYAKLDTNVTLGDELYLLGGENILLKGMVSKNDPSELLIDLNTKPGMSGCGVFDAKNRLVAVLSRENILKHTSVAIKTNALQEINESYSNKPSIDYQRDAKNYDTSYCTNKDDLKVWEKLRRSKDLRIQRLHALFLGLCQKVKNRDLTTDAAQYIFEQERQKFVDE encoded by the coding sequence TTGCGATATCTTTTAATCCTTCTTTTACTGATCATTCCTCTTTGTGCCAAAGACAGTGGCGGGTTTCATGTTCAAAAGGCAGAGGCTGTGACCTATAAAGTTGTCGTCGAAAATAAAGACAATACACTTTCATACGGCAGTGCCGTTGCGATAAGTTCCAAAGGGAAGTTGATAACGGCTTATCATGTCATAGAGGGTTATGTTGGTGAGATAATTGTCCAACACGCTAAAAAGCGCTATAAAGCAAGAGTAGGGCAGGTGAGTGTCGCAAATGATCTGGCATTTTTATACATTCCTGCAGACAATATTCCTTATGCAAAACTCGATACAAATGTAACGCTGGGTGATGAACTTTATCTTTTAGGTGGGGAGAATATCTTATTAAAAGGGATGGTCTCAAAAAATGATCCAAGTGAGTTGCTTATCGACTTGAATACAAAGCCTGGTATGTCAGGTTGTGGAGTGTTTGATGCGAAAAACAGATTGGTTGCTGTATTGTCAAGAGAGAATATCCTAAAACACACCTCTGTTGCCATCAAAACAAATGCATTACAAGAGATAAACGAGAGTTACAGCAACAAACCATCTATCGATTATCAGAGAGATGCCAAGAATTATGATACTTCCTATTGCACCAATAAAGACGATCTAAAAGTATGGGAGAAATTGAGAAGATCGAAAGATCTAAGGATACAGCGATTACATGCTCTGTTTTTAGGTCTTTGCCAAAAAGTGAAAAATAGAGATCTCACTACAGATGCAGCGCAGTATATATTTGAACAGGAAAGACAAAAGTTTGTAGATGAGTAG
- a CDS encoding competence protein CoiA family protein — MEEPQETKLKNQHNHRYALDENGLLIDVFSLSDKNRGQSTPFFCCSCGSRMGTRMGSKNTWHFYHISNTTNCSYEGYLHYVAKEIFASTYKQCIQEGIPFGLLLPVEKKCIKYSKLIDGAICVSDDLELFDISKVFDTVDIEKPHDGFVPDILLSSSYSKDVVFVEIAVTHKCDSKKIESGSRIIELNISSEGELFGLKKHEIDTSDPAVSIYNFQKKTIETECEIECSRDVSIFTVNKSNICGRDNIKMSNLEDITKRRDLQCLIIDSEIYEGMMNYENNIFNAYKQGIEISNCNLCRHVSGRGSGLLHCNILNKRAFENDALRCKEYEVDSELISSIEPSKSIYIYSDKAKENETGVFKNEQAQQHKEVVKSEEERLIRPVLPFFEE; from the coding sequence TTGGAAGAGCCCCAGGAAACAAAATTGAAAAATCAACACAATCACAGATATGCATTAGATGAAAATGGTTTATTAATAGATGTGTTTTCACTATCTGATAAAAACAGAGGTCAAAGCACTCCTTTTTTCTGTTGTTCATGCGGATCAAGAATGGGTACGAGAATGGGGAGTAAGAACACATGGCATTTTTATCATATTTCCAACACTACAAACTGCTCCTATGAAGGATACCTACACTATGTCGCGAAAGAGATATTTGCTTCTACTTACAAACAGTGTATACAGGAAGGAATACCTTTTGGTCTTCTGCTTCCAGTAGAAAAGAAGTGCATAAAGTATAGTAAGCTCATCGATGGTGCAATATGTGTTTCTGATGATTTAGAGCTATTTGATATTAGCAAAGTTTTTGACACAGTAGATATTGAGAAACCCCATGATGGCTTCGTTCCTGATATTTTACTCTCGTCCTCCTATAGCAAAGATGTTGTCTTTGTCGAGATCGCAGTCACTCACAAGTGTGATAGTAAAAAAATAGAGAGCGGAAGCAGAATTATTGAGCTAAACATATCCTCTGAAGGTGAACTTTTTGGACTAAAAAAACATGAAATAGACACCTCCGATCCTGCTGTAAGTATTTATAATTTTCAGAAAAAAACAATTGAAACAGAATGTGAGATTGAGTGCTCAAGGGATGTGTCAATTTTTACCGTCAATAAAAGCAATATATGTGGGAGGGATAATATTAAGATGTCCAACCTGGAAGATATTACAAAAAGAAGAGATCTTCAGTGTCTAATTATTGATTCTGAAATATACGAAGGCATGATGAACTACGAGAACAATATTTTTAATGCATATAAGCAAGGTATAGAGATTTCAAATTGCAATTTATGTCGCCATGTGAGCGGTCGAGGAAGCGGTCTACTGCACTGCAATATATTAAACAAAAGAGCTTTTGAAAATGATGCTTTACGATGTAAAGAGTATGAAGTAGACTCTGAACTTATATCATCAATAGAACCATCAAAAAGTATATATATCTATTCAGACAAAGCCAAAGAAAATGAAACTGGTGTTTTTAAGAATGAACAAGCTCAGCAGCATAAAGAAGTCGTTAAGAGCGAAGAGGAAAGGCTTATCAGGCCTGTGCTGCCATTTTTTGAAGAATAG
- a CDS encoding ABC transporter substrate-binding protein, with the protein MLKKLVLGVFVALSLHAGDFKKVDTLTLSGPMASVSHPLLRIIESGALNDVAKNVKFVLWKSPDELRALTLRGKANFIAVPTNVAANLYNKGVDIKLQNVSIWGILGMLTRDKNKKTLADFKGCEIVMPFRGDMPDIVFQEIAKKEGLDPKKDFKIQYVSSPIDAMQMLIMRRVDNALLVEPAISMALRKTHSFPLKLIAPDLYRSANLQKEWGEVFHVDGKIPQAGMATVGQVDPYIVKRFNQEYAKALKWYKTHPEEAGKLVNKYIPMLTPEAVADSISHVQLNDVAAKDAKKDLEFFFNVLKQNNPKIIGGKLPDAGFYQ; encoded by the coding sequence ATGTTAAAAAAATTAGTTTTAGGTGTATTCGTTGCACTTTCACTTCATGCAGGTGATTTTAAAAAGGTTGACACGCTTACTTTAAGTGGTCCAATGGCAAGTGTTTCTCATCCACTCTTACGAATAATAGAGAGCGGTGCCCTAAATGATGTTGCCAAAAATGTTAAGTTCGTTTTATGGAAATCACCCGATGAGCTTAGAGCCTTGACACTCAGAGGTAAAGCGAACTTTATAGCTGTACCTACAAATGTAGCTGCCAACCTTTACAACAAAGGTGTTGATATAAAACTTCAAAATGTTTCTATTTGGGGTATCTTAGGCATGCTGACACGTGATAAAAATAAAAAAACATTAGCTGATTTTAAAGGATGTGAGATTGTTATGCCTTTTCGCGGAGATATGCCGGATATCGTATTTCAAGAGATCGCTAAAAAAGAGGGACTTGACCCTAAAAAAGATTTTAAAATTCAGTATGTAAGTTCCCCTATCGATGCAATGCAGATGCTCATTATGAGAAGAGTTGACAATGCACTTTTAGTAGAACCTGCTATCTCTATGGCTTTAAGAAAAACACACTCTTTCCCGCTCAAACTGATAGCACCTGACTTATACAGAAGTGCTAATCTGCAAAAAGAGTGGGGAGAAGTTTTTCATGTAGATGGCAAGATTCCACAAGCAGGCATGGCAACTGTCGGTCAAGTAGATCCTTACATCGTAAAACGTTTTAACCAAGAGTATGCAAAAGCTTTAAAATGGTACAAAACTCACCCAGAAGAAGCAGGAAAATTAGTGAATAAATATATTCCGATGCTAACACCAGAAGCTGTAGCAGACAGTATAAGCCATGTCCAACTCAATGATGTTGCTGCAAAAGATGCAAAAAAAGATCTCGAATTCTTTTTCAATGTCTTAAAACAAAACAATCCAAAGATCATAGGCGGTAAACTACCTGACGCTGGTTTTTATCAGTAG